Proteins encoded by one window of Teretinema zuelzerae:
- a CDS encoding penicillin-binding protein 1A, with translation MFGRKNRNSLIPLMLILFFSALGGALIGLNVALVRNLKNNEHFTEFNPALPTRILDINGELITEFASDEKRELITLDALPPHMINALLTREDQIFYKHNGFSVKALARAVFGQLTGRSLGGGSTITQQVAGTLYLDRSEISITRKIKELWWALQLERRYSKDEILELYLNKMYFGGGTYGVNAASKFYFGHPATEITPAEAAILVIQLSNPAFYNPFQHPNRAMDRQKEVLRQMVEIGYLGEREADESFDDYWANFDFTRTATSAYLTRDDKARWFSEYVRRELETMMYGTMDIYSGGYTVHTTLNLAHQAAAEEIMKKSLETANKRFRQSSTARFAQGDEYAQITELMAFAFNIPQLAVSAERLQVKSLSRYRNQINPVVDMLSLITGLDALKIETNKANANQQAAAAKTTVEGALITLDNSTGYITAMVGGSKFDQSNQIIRATQASVQPGSTFKPLYYSAAIDTRKFTSGTMISDTPVVFYNEDGRPYTPLNFKGEWKGTVLLWQALANSMNVPSIKVLDGIGFDAAINRAAALLGYTDKSEIQKVFPRVHSIGLGVISVAPIQMAKAFGIFGNQGKEVTPIAIRSVEDRNGKTILDPEKELRLEQKRKGSAIQIISPQNAWIMTDLLKNTIQAGTLGWASGYERKFTFKDQNGKSFVMPAAGKTGTTQNWADAWTVGYTPYYTTAIWFGFDRRGLSLGLDNTGATLAGPAWADYMSDIHQGLPFRDFVKPQTGLVSARVCAKSGLLPTDDCDDGAVDLYFLEGTQPTRYCDYHENNQNLKRVSIDRLQRESYAVGQRPIEIDSSSLALDPLIFEDPEPSARAVKAAARKNNSGAAQPADEGSGVQNEEVLQSAEEAALPEAAEQIEEKSPEMDFNPLLE, from the coding sequence ATGTTTGGCAGAAAAAACCGAAATTCCCTGATTCCCCTGATGCTGATTCTCTTCTTCTCCGCCCTCGGAGGAGCGTTGATCGGACTCAACGTAGCCCTGGTCCGCAACCTGAAAAACAACGAACATTTTACCGAATTCAATCCCGCGCTCCCTACGCGCATCCTGGATATAAACGGCGAACTCATCACGGAATTCGCATCGGACGAAAAAAGGGAACTGATCACCCTGGACGCCCTGCCGCCTCATATGATCAACGCTCTGCTTACCCGCGAAGACCAGATTTTCTACAAACACAATGGATTCAGCGTAAAAGCCCTTGCTCGCGCGGTCTTCGGACAACTGACCGGGCGATCGCTCGGCGGCGGAAGCACGATCACGCAGCAGGTCGCCGGTACTCTGTATCTCGACCGGAGCGAAATCTCGATAACCAGAAAGATTAAAGAACTATGGTGGGCGCTCCAGCTTGAACGGAGATACTCGAAGGATGAAATCCTCGAACTCTATCTCAACAAAATGTATTTCGGAGGCGGAACCTACGGAGTCAACGCGGCGTCGAAGTTCTACTTCGGACATCCCGCTACGGAGATCACTCCGGCGGAAGCCGCGATTCTCGTAATCCAGCTCTCGAATCCCGCGTTCTACAATCCCTTCCAACACCCGAACCGCGCGATGGACAGGCAGAAGGAAGTGCTCCGCCAGATGGTGGAAATCGGCTATCTGGGCGAGCGCGAAGCGGACGAATCGTTCGACGACTATTGGGCCAATTTCGACTTTACCCGAACAGCCACCTCGGCATACCTCACCCGCGACGATAAGGCCCGCTGGTTCTCCGAGTACGTGCGCCGGGAACTCGAAACGATGATGTACGGCACGATGGACATCTATTCCGGCGGATACACGGTCCATACGACATTAAATCTCGCGCACCAGGCCGCAGCGGAAGAAATCATGAAAAAATCCCTGGAAACCGCGAACAAACGGTTCCGGCAATCGAGCACTGCCCGCTTCGCCCAGGGCGACGAATACGCCCAGATCACCGAGCTGATGGCCTTCGCCTTCAACATTCCCCAGCTTGCCGTCTCCGCCGAACGCCTGCAGGTAAAAAGCCTCTCCCGCTACCGCAACCAGATCAATCCGGTCGTCGACATGCTCTCGCTGATCACGGGACTGGACGCGCTGAAGATTGAAACCAACAAGGCGAACGCGAATCAACAGGCGGCCGCCGCTAAAACGACGGTCGAAGGAGCCCTGATAACGCTGGACAACAGCACCGGATACATCACCGCGATGGTCGGGGGCAGCAAATTCGATCAGTCGAACCAGATCATCCGCGCGACCCAGGCCTCCGTTCAGCCGGGAAGCACCTTCAAGCCGCTGTATTATTCGGCCGCCATCGATACAAGGAAGTTCACTTCAGGAACCATGATCAGCGATACTCCGGTGGTGTTCTACAACGAAGACGGACGTCCCTACACCCCGCTTAATTTCAAGGGCGAATGGAAGGGCACCGTCCTCTTGTGGCAGGCCCTCGCGAACTCGATGAACGTGCCGTCCATCAAGGTTCTGGACGGCATCGGCTTCGACGCCGCCATCAACCGCGCGGCGGCGCTTCTGGGGTATACGGACAAGTCGGAAATCCAGAAGGTATTCCCCCGGGTTCACTCGATCGGACTGGGAGTCATCAGCGTAGCGCCTATACAGATGGCGAAGGCCTTCGGCATTTTCGGAAACCAGGGAAAGGAAGTCACGCCGATCGCTATCCGCTCGGTCGAGGACAGGAACGGAAAAACCATCCTCGACCCGGAAAAGGAGCTTCGCCTCGAACAAAAGCGGAAGGGCAGCGCCATACAGATCATCAGTCCGCAGAATGCATGGATCATGACCGACCTGTTGAAGAACACCATACAGGCAGGAACTCTCGGCTGGGCCTCGGGATACGAGCGGAAGTTCACCTTTAAGGACCAGAACGGAAAATCCTTCGTCATGCCCGCGGCCGGCAAAACAGGCACGACCCAGAACTGGGCTGACGCCTGGACGGTCGGATACACGCCCTACTATACCACCGCCATCTGGTTCGGCTTCGACAGGCGCGGGCTGTCGCTCGGACTCGACAACACGGGAGCGACCCTTGCGGGCCCCGCATGGGCAGACTATATGAGCGACATCCATCAGGGCTTGCCGTTCCGCGATTTCGTGAAGCCTCAAACCGGCCTCGTCAGCGCCCGCGTCTGCGCGAAATCCGGGTTATTGCCCACGGACGACTGCGACGACGGCGCGGTAGACTTGTATTTTCTCGAAGGAACGCAGCCGACTCGCTATTGCGATTATCATGAAAATAACCAAAACTTGAAGAGGGTCTCCATCGATCGGCTTCAGCGCGAAAGCTACGCAGTCGGTCAGCGGCCGATAGAAATAGATTCGTCTTCGCTGGCCCTCGATCCGCTGATTTTCGAAGATCCCGAACCCTCCGCGCGCGCGGTGAAAGCCGCAGCCCGCAAAAATAACAGCGGCGCCGCTCAGCCTGCCGACGAAGGCAGCGGAGTCCAAAATGAAGAAGTTCTCCAATCGGCGGAAGAGGCGGCTCTTCCGGAAGCTGCGGAACAGATAGAGGAAAAAAGTCCAGAGATGGACTTCAATCCCCTGCTTGAATAA
- a CDS encoding ParB N-terminal domain-containing protein: protein MLISLADIKVKRRVRHKAEDLESLMESMRRYGLLNPVTLNSRLVLIAGERRLEAAKLLGWHSIDAVILDETDPISELEIEIEENTTRSPFTDQELMEAYTRLERLRNPGFFARLWRAIMRFFSFIFSLFKGRRS from the coding sequence ATGCTGATTTCCCTCGCAGATATAAAAGTAAAAAGAAGAGTGCGCCATAAGGCGGAGGATCTGGAATCTCTGATGGAAAGCATGCGCCGCTACGGGCTCCTGAATCCCGTCACGTTGAACTCGCGCCTCGTGCTCATCGCCGGCGAAAGAAGGCTGGAAGCCGCTAAGCTGCTCGGATGGCACAGCATCGACGCGGTGATTCTCGACGAGACCGATCCGATATCCGAGCTTGAAATTGAAATCGAAGAAAACACGACCCGCTCGCCTTTTACCGATCAGGAATTGATGGAGGCCTATACCAGGCTGGAACGCCTGCGTAATCCCGGCTTTTTCGCCCGCCTTTGGAGGGCGATCATGAGGTTCTTCTCTTTTATCTTTTCGCTTTTCAAGGGCCGCAGGAGCTGA
- the tyrS gene encoding tyrosine--tRNA ligase: MNKALETLKERGFFQQCTDVEGLSRLMDSGPVTFYVGCDPTGSSLHIGHMVPFFALRHLREAGHIGIALVGGGTARIGDPSGKTEMRKMITYDQIDANSEAIGRQLDRFLGFDGKTAYLDNNKHWLADLNYIDFLRDIGSHFSVNRMLTFEAYKKRLETGLSFVEFNYQLLQSYDFLKLNERHGTALQIGGDDQWGNIVAGIELVRRINGNQVYGLTFPLITTSDGKKMGKTEKGALFLDPAVTTPYEFFQYWRNVSDADTRKFLLLFSFLPVGEIDALMAGNINEAKERLAWEVTKEIHGKEEADKALAGARAAFGGGGDKASMPTVEIPRSRFEAGIGVLDLFFDAKLAGTKSDARRLVEQGGASIGDAAVSDVKAVVRSDVLDSDGEVVLRAGKKKFVRVITA, encoded by the coding sequence ATGAACAAGGCACTTGAAACCCTCAAAGAACGCGGATTTTTCCAGCAATGCACGGACGTCGAAGGTCTTTCCCGACTCATGGATTCAGGGCCCGTGACGTTTTACGTGGGCTGCGATCCGACGGGGTCGAGCCTCCACATCGGACACATGGTTCCTTTTTTCGCGCTGAGACACCTCCGCGAAGCCGGACACATCGGCATCGCCCTCGTGGGCGGCGGAACCGCCCGTATCGGCGATCCTTCCGGAAAAACAGAGATGCGCAAAATGATCACTTATGATCAGATCGACGCAAACTCGGAGGCCATCGGCCGCCAGCTCGACCGCTTCCTCGGATTCGACGGCAAGACCGCGTATCTGGACAACAATAAGCACTGGCTTGCCGACCTCAATTATATCGATTTTCTTCGGGACATCGGCTCCCACTTTTCCGTTAACCGCATGCTCACCTTCGAAGCGTACAAAAAACGGCTGGAGACGGGACTCTCCTTCGTAGAGTTCAACTATCAGCTGCTGCAGAGCTACGATTTTCTCAAGCTCAATGAACGCCACGGCACGGCTCTCCAGATCGGCGGAGACGACCAGTGGGGAAACATCGTCGCCGGAATCGAACTCGTCCGCCGCATCAACGGCAACCAGGTGTACGGTTTGACCTTCCCGCTCATCACCACGAGCGACGGCAAGAAGATGGGAAAGACCGAGAAGGGCGCGCTGTTTCTTGATCCCGCGGTTACGACTCCGTACGAGTTCTTCCAGTATTGGCGCAACGTCTCCGACGCGGACACCCGGAAGTTCCTTCTCCTGTTCTCCTTCCTTCCGGTAGGGGAAATCGACGCCCTCATGGCGGGAAACATCAACGAGGCGAAAGAACGGCTCGCATGGGAAGTAACCAAGGAAATCCACGGAAAAGAAGAAGCCGACAAGGCTCTTGCCGGAGCCCGTGCTGCGTTCGGCGGCGGCGGAGATAAAGCCTCGATGCCTACCGTCGAGATTCCCCGGTCGCGGTTCGAAGCAGGAATCGGCGTGCTCGATCTCTTCTTCGACGCGAAGCTCGCGGGAACAAAGAGCGACGCCAGGCGTCTGGTTGAACAGGGCGGAGCGTCTATCGGGGACGCGGCCGTTTCAGACGTCAAGGCAGTCGTGCGATCCGACGTATTGGATTCGGACGGCGAAGTGGTGCTCCGCGCCGGAAAAAAGAAATTCGTTCGGGTGATAACCGCGTAA
- a CDS encoding NAD(+) synthase encodes MIHGFLKTAAATPVCTVADCGENTANILSLIQSAAADGVRLVVFPELCVTGYTCGDLFSQDLLGRVAESAVRLIAEKTKDLAITSVVGFPFQFRNARYNCAAVIAGGKIRGIVPKTNIPNYGEFYETRHFAPAPAETAMIPAGIFGSCEVPFGTKLLFCDERDEEIAFAVEICEDLWVPNPPSSAHSAAGALVVANLSASDETVGKKEYRKNLAASQSGRCVGGYIYADAGPGESTTDMVFAGHCLIAEYGSILAESPRFEHGLVKTEIDLGRLLYERRRMNTYPKNEDSGYLRVSMPLVPSGQSASQGQSPRALLRKIDPRPFVPSSRSNLTERCEEVFSIQTAGLMKRLSHTVSKSAVIGVSGGLDSTLALLVTVRSFDRLGLPRTGIRTITMPGFGTTGRTRSNALKLAELLGTATEEIKIHKAVNQHFLDIGQNPETRDITYENSQARERTQILMDKANMLGALVIGTGDLSELALGWATYNGDHMSMYGVNASIPKTLVRHLVAWCADNPELMLERGTPNAAGSEADTETLRKKNAKKLAATLQSILDTPVSPELLPAEDGEISQKTEHIVGPYELHDFFLYHLVRWGASPAKILYLAENAFSGDAGEEAESSGRSVYAREEILKWMKVFYRRFFSQQFKRSCLPDGPKVGSVTLSPRSDWRMPSDASAALWLKELETLG; translated from the coding sequence ATGATTCATGGATTCCTGAAAACAGCGGCCGCGACGCCCGTTTGCACGGTAGCGGATTGCGGAGAAAACACCGCTAACATCCTCTCGCTCATTCAAAGCGCGGCCGCGGACGGAGTGCGCCTCGTCGTATTCCCCGAGCTGTGCGTAACCGGATACACCTGCGGAGATCTGTTTTCGCAGGATCTGCTGGGAAGAGTCGCCGAGTCGGCCGTCCGCCTCATCGCGGAGAAAACGAAGGATCTTGCGATAACCAGCGTCGTCGGTTTTCCCTTTCAGTTCAGAAACGCCCGATATAACTGCGCGGCGGTAATAGCCGGCGGGAAGATTCGCGGAATCGTGCCGAAAACCAATATCCCGAATTACGGCGAATTCTATGAAACGCGCCATTTTGCTCCGGCGCCCGCAGAAACCGCCATGATTCCCGCGGGAATCTTCGGCTCCTGCGAAGTTCCCTTCGGAACGAAGCTGCTGTTCTGCGACGAGCGGGACGAAGAAATCGCGTTCGCCGTAGAAATCTGCGAAGACCTGTGGGTGCCGAACCCGCCGTCCTCGGCTCACAGCGCCGCAGGCGCCCTCGTCGTCGCAAACCTTTCGGCAAGCGATGAAACGGTCGGAAAAAAGGAATACCGGAAAAATCTCGCAGCATCGCAGTCGGGCCGATGCGTGGGCGGCTACATATACGCGGACGCAGGCCCCGGAGAATCGACGACGGACATGGTGTTCGCGGGACACTGCCTCATCGCCGAATACGGATCGATCCTCGCCGAAAGCCCCCGCTTCGAACACGGACTCGTCAAAACGGAAATCGATCTCGGCCGGCTCCTGTACGAACGCCGGAGAATGAACACCTACCCGAAAAACGAGGATTCAGGATATCTTCGAGTATCGATGCCCCTCGTACCTTCCGGGCAAAGCGCATCGCAGGGCCAGAGTCCGCGCGCCCTCCTCAGAAAAATCGATCCGAGACCCTTCGTTCCCTCATCCCGGTCAAACCTTACCGAAAGATGCGAGGAAGTCTTCTCCATACAAACTGCGGGATTGATGAAGCGGCTCTCGCACACCGTCTCGAAATCCGCCGTTATCGGCGTGTCAGGCGGGCTTGACTCAACCCTCGCCCTTTTGGTGACCGTTCGATCGTTCGACCGGCTCGGTCTGCCGAGAACCGGCATCCGGACGATCACGATGCCGGGCTTCGGAACCACCGGCCGCACGAGGAGCAACGCCCTCAAGCTCGCCGAGCTCCTGGGAACCGCGACCGAAGAAATTAAAATCCACAAGGCAGTCAACCAGCACTTCCTCGACATAGGGCAAAATCCCGAAACGCGCGACATAACCTACGAAAATTCCCAGGCCCGCGAGCGCACCCAGATTCTGATGGACAAGGCGAACATGCTCGGCGCACTGGTCATCGGCACCGGGGACCTCTCGGAGCTCGCCCTCGGCTGGGCAACATACAACGGCGACCACATGTCGATGTACGGAGTGAACGCATCGATACCCAAAACCCTCGTCCGCCATCTGGTGGCCTGGTGCGCGGACAACCCCGAACTCATGCTCGAACGCGGAACCCCGAATGCGGCGGGAAGCGAAGCAGACACCGAAACGCTCCGCAAGAAAAACGCCAAAAAACTCGCCGCAACCCTCCAGTCCATTCTGGATACGCCGGTCAGCCCCGAACTTCTTCCCGCCGAAGACGGAGAGATTTCCCAAAAAACCGAACACATCGTCGGGCCCTACGAACTCCACGATTTCTTCCTCTATCATTTGGTCCGCTGGGGAGCATCCCCTGCGAAAATTCTCTACCTGGCGGAAAACGCCTTCTCAGGCGATGCAGGCGAGGAAGCCGAATCTTCCGGCCGATCCGTGTATGCAAGAGAGGAAATCCTCAAGTGGATGAAGGTGTTCTATAGAAGGTTTTTCAGCCAGCAGTTCAAGCGTTCATGCCTTCCGGACGGTCCCAAGGTGGGAAGCGTCACCCTTTCGCCCCGTTCGGACTGGAGAATGCCGAGCGACGCGAGCGCCGCCCTCTGGCTCAAAGAACTGGAAACGCTGGGATAA